A stretch of the Cellulomonas sp. WB94 genome encodes the following:
- the epsC gene encoding serine O-acetyltransferase EpsC, translating to MSLRTFWSVLRDDLEVALREDPAARTRFEVAVAYPGVHAVWAYRLAHRMWHQPGLQLPARLLSQATRAATGIEIHPAAKLGHRLFIDHGMGVVIGETAEVGDDVVLFHGATLGGRSMRHGKRHPTLGDRVVVGAGAKILGPVRIGDGAQIGANAVVVKDVPAGAVAVGVPAAVRPRPAAWSIDADFLDPAIYI from the coding sequence GTGTCCCTTCGCACGTTCTGGTCCGTCCTGCGGGACGACCTCGAGGTCGCGCTCCGTGAAGACCCCGCAGCGCGCACGCGCTTCGAGGTCGCCGTCGCGTACCCGGGTGTGCACGCGGTGTGGGCCTACCGGCTCGCGCACAGGATGTGGCACCAGCCCGGCCTGCAGCTGCCCGCTCGCCTGCTCTCGCAGGCGACGCGGGCCGCCACGGGCATCGAGATCCACCCGGCCGCCAAGCTCGGCCACCGCCTGTTCATCGACCACGGCATGGGTGTCGTCATCGGCGAGACCGCCGAGGTCGGGGACGACGTCGTGCTCTTCCACGGCGCGACCCTCGGCGGGCGCTCGATGCGGCATGGCAAGCGGCACCCGACTCTCGGCGACCGCGTGGTGGTCGGAGCGGGCGCGAAGATCCTCGGTCCCGTCCGCATCGGTGACGGCGCGCAGATCGGCGCGAACGCGGTCGTCGTCAAGGACGTCCCCGCCGGCGCGGTGGCGGTCGGCGTCCCGGCCGCGGTGCGCCCGCGCCCCGCGGCGTGGTCGATCGACGCCGACTTCCTCGACCCGGCGATCTACATCTGA
- a CDS encoding LLM class F420-dependent oxidoreductase yields MRLGYHTGYWSAGPPVGAQEAVIAAEQLGYDSVWTAEAYGSDALTPLAWWGSRTSRIRLGTAIAQISARTPTATAMAALTLDHLSGGRFTLGLGVSGPQVVEGWYGQPYPRPLARTREYVAIVRDVLRRENPVTYDGAFYRLPLPAAESSGLGKALRSTVHPLRADLPIHLAAEGPKNVALAAEISDGWLPMFYSPRMDASYREMLADGFAQRGAGGRPIEEFEVTATVPVVIDDDIERAADAVRPFIALYAGGMGAKGANFHRNVLDRLGYSDACDEIQAHYLAGDRARATAAVPLELVQDVALVGPPDEIRSRLPAWEATAITTMLVQADPRTLPVLRELLG; encoded by the coding sequence ATGCGGCTGGGTTATCACACGGGCTACTGGTCAGCGGGTCCCCCGGTCGGCGCGCAGGAGGCGGTCATCGCCGCCGAACAGCTCGGCTACGACTCGGTCTGGACCGCCGAGGCGTACGGCTCGGACGCTCTGACCCCGCTCGCGTGGTGGGGATCGCGGACCTCGCGCATCCGCCTCGGCACCGCGATCGCCCAGATCTCCGCGCGGACCCCCACGGCGACGGCCATGGCCGCGCTCACCCTCGACCACCTCTCGGGGGGCCGCTTCACGCTCGGGCTCGGGGTGTCGGGGCCGCAGGTCGTCGAGGGCTGGTACGGCCAGCCGTACCCGCGTCCGCTCGCCCGGACGCGCGAGTACGTCGCGATCGTGCGCGACGTCCTGCGGCGCGAGAACCCCGTGACCTACGACGGCGCGTTCTACCGCCTGCCCCTGCCCGCGGCCGAGAGCTCGGGGCTGGGCAAGGCGCTGCGCTCGACGGTGCACCCGCTGCGCGCCGACCTGCCGATCCATCTCGCCGCGGAGGGCCCCAAGAACGTCGCGCTCGCGGCGGAGATCTCCGACGGCTGGCTGCCGATGTTCTACTCGCCGCGGATGGACGCCAGCTACCGCGAGATGCTCGCCGACGGCTTCGCGCAGCGCGGTGCCGGCGGGCGACCGATCGAGGAGTTCGAGGTCACCGCGACCGTGCCCGTCGTGATCGACGACGACATCGAGCGCGCGGCCGACGCCGTGCGCCCGTTCATCGCGCTGTACGCCGGGGGCATGGGCGCCAAGGGCGCGAACTTCCACCGCAACGTGCTCGACCGGCTGGGCTACTCCGACGCGTGCGACGAGATCCAGGCGCACTACCTCGCGGGCGACCGCGCCCGGGCGACCGCTGCCGTACCGCTCGAGCTCGTCCAGGACGTCGCCCTCGTCGGGCCGCCCGACGAGATCCGGTCGCGGCTGCCCGCCTGGGAGGCCACCGCGATCACGACGATGCTCGTGCAGGCGGACCCGCGCACGCTCCCGGTGCTCCGCGAGCTGCTCGGCTGA
- a CDS encoding PP2C family protein-serine/threonine phosphatase, whose product MHTTARVARHETPLSHARSRLRRRGMGLQVTATAVLVLLTVIASVGIISAPAWVPPSVLLLVEILGAFLLRLRGMAVLCVAIVVQVVVMVWTGIAAITPGQQLVIAISIVALVAFTAHRDRLGLQGAPSDLMIVDLRDRLAAHGRIPRLPSGWRVDTAMRSAHAEAFSGDFLVAARAGSRDLLEVVLVDVSGKGQGAGVRSLQLSGAFGGLLGLMPREDFLAAANTYLLERSWEEGFATAIHVAVDLTTGRYWVDSAGHPPALHLHAGSGLVEIVDTIGAPALGIVRDLPHVERTGRLDHGDALMIYTDGVVEVPGYDLDLGIDRLMGAAERVVATRRGGAEAVLDAVRAGDSDDRGLVLVHRD is encoded by the coding sequence GTGCACACCACGGCGCGCGTCGCTCGACACGAGACCCCGCTGTCGCATGCTCGCTCCCGGCTGCGCCGGCGCGGGATGGGTCTGCAAGTCACCGCCACGGCGGTGCTGGTGCTCCTGACGGTGATCGCCTCGGTGGGGATCATCAGCGCGCCGGCCTGGGTACCCCCGTCGGTGCTCCTGCTCGTCGAGATCCTCGGAGCGTTCCTGCTGCGGCTGCGCGGGATGGCCGTGCTGTGCGTGGCCATCGTCGTCCAGGTCGTCGTCATGGTCTGGACGGGCATCGCGGCCATCACGCCGGGGCAACAGCTCGTCATCGCCATCTCGATCGTCGCCCTTGTCGCGTTCACGGCGCATCGCGACCGGCTCGGTCTGCAGGGCGCGCCGAGCGACCTCATGATCGTCGACCTGCGTGACCGGCTCGCGGCTCACGGTCGGATCCCGCGCCTCCCGTCGGGCTGGCGTGTCGACACGGCGATGCGGTCGGCCCACGCCGAGGCGTTCTCCGGCGACTTCCTCGTCGCAGCGCGCGCCGGGAGCCGGGACCTCCTCGAGGTCGTCCTCGTGGACGTCTCCGGGAAGGGTCAGGGTGCCGGCGTCCGCTCGCTGCAGCTGTCCGGAGCCTTCGGCGGGCTGCTCGGGCTCATGCCCCGCGAGGACTTCCTCGCCGCAGCGAACACCTACCTGCTCGAGCGGTCGTGGGAGGAGGGCTTCGCGACGGCGATCCACGTGGCCGTCGACCTCACGACCGGCCGGTACTGGGTGGACTCGGCCGGCCACCCGCCCGCGCTCCACCTGCACGCCGGCTCGGGGCTCGTCGAGATCGTCGACACGATCGGTGCGCCGGCGCTGGGGATCGTGCGCGACCTCCCGCACGTCGAGCGGACCGGGCGCCTCGACCACGGCGACGCCCTGATGATCTACACGGACGGTGTGGTCGAGGTGCCGGGCTACGACCTCGATCTCGGGATCGACCGCCTCATGGGCGCGGCTGAGCGGGTCGTGGCGACCCGGCGCGGCGGCGCCGAGGCGGTGCTGGACGCGGTGCGCGCCGGTGACAGCGACGACCGCGGCCTGGTCCTGGTGCACCGGGACTGA
- a CDS encoding MGMT family protein, whose translation MDDDYLEAVLDLVDRIPSGRAMTYGLVAEVVSEELLAAGGAARGGPRQVGHIMARAGGGVPWWRVANATGRAPAHLSASALAHWVAEGTPRTADGERVALRRAIWFPPQDRTGDLPDAP comes from the coding sequence GTGGACGACGACTACCTCGAGGCCGTGCTGGACCTGGTCGACCGCATCCCGTCCGGACGGGCGATGACGTACGGCCTCGTGGCCGAGGTCGTCAGCGAGGAGCTCCTCGCCGCGGGAGGTGCCGCGCGGGGCGGACCCCGCCAGGTGGGCCACATCATGGCGCGCGCCGGCGGCGGGGTCCCGTGGTGGCGGGTCGCCAACGCGACCGGCAGGGCACCCGCTCACCTGAGCGCGAGCGCGCTCGCCCACTGGGTCGCGGAGGGGACGCCGCGCACGGCCGACGGCGAGCGGGTCGCGCTGCGTCGGGCCATCTGGTTCCCGCCGCAGGACCGCACGGGCGACCTGCCCGACGCGCCCTGA
- a CDS encoding GNAT family N-acetyltransferase codes for MAQVTTAPAGYRIIEVPESRKDEFQQVDQLAFAFEPDAETSAQVPLTLDWSRTMAVETEAGTLAAVHASFPFTLPVPGAEVPCAGLTWVGARPDHRRRGLLSAMIDTHFERAMGRGEPVSALFAAEPAIYGRFGYGSAADDVRLVIPRGAALRDVAGSDELTVRFEPLDRAVHVPLVQAVHAATGNGRPGWITRDTGLLQERQLADPPAWREGGEPLRVVTVLAGDTPRAYALLRRKEVWGEGGARSKVLVREVAALDAAAAHRLWSVLLDLDLTATVETGMLAVDDELLHLLVDARATVPKVTDNLWVRLLDVPAALAARRYCAPVDVVLDVVDACLPANAGRWRLVTGAQGPDGAWDAQVTSTDEPADLTADVRELAATYLGGRSLAALARAGLVTEHRAGAVQAASGAFGWPVAPMCSWIF; via the coding sequence ATGGCTCAGGTGACCACTGCACCCGCCGGCTACCGCATCATCGAGGTCCCCGAGTCCCGCAAGGACGAGTTCCAGCAGGTCGACCAGCTCGCGTTCGCGTTCGAGCCCGACGCCGAGACGTCCGCCCAGGTCCCCCTCACGCTGGACTGGTCGCGGACGATGGCCGTCGAGACGGAGGCTGGGACGCTCGCCGCGGTGCACGCGTCGTTCCCGTTCACGCTGCCGGTGCCTGGCGCCGAGGTCCCGTGCGCGGGCCTCACGTGGGTCGGGGCGCGGCCCGACCACCGGCGCCGGGGGCTGCTCTCCGCGATGATCGACACGCACTTCGAACGGGCCATGGGCCGTGGCGAGCCCGTGTCGGCGCTGTTCGCCGCCGAGCCCGCCATCTACGGGCGGTTCGGGTACGGCTCCGCAGCCGACGACGTGCGTCTCGTGATCCCTCGCGGGGCCGCGCTGCGGGACGTCGCAGGGTCCGACGAGCTCACGGTGAGGTTCGAGCCGCTCGACCGGGCGGTCCACGTCCCCCTCGTCCAGGCGGTGCACGCGGCCACGGGGAACGGTCGGCCCGGCTGGATCACACGCGACACGGGGCTGCTCCAGGAACGCCAGCTCGCCGACCCGCCCGCGTGGCGTGAGGGCGGCGAGCCGTTGCGGGTCGTCACGGTGCTCGCCGGAGACACGCCCCGCGCCTACGCGCTGCTGCGCCGCAAGGAGGTCTGGGGTGAGGGCGGCGCACGGAGCAAGGTCCTCGTGCGCGAGGTCGCGGCCCTCGACGCGGCCGCCGCACACCGGCTGTGGTCGGTGCTGCTGGACCTCGACCTGACGGCGACCGTCGAGACCGGGATGCTCGCGGTCGACGACGAGCTGCTGCACCTTCTGGTCGACGCCCGCGCGACCGTCCCCAAGGTCACGGACAACCTCTGGGTGCGGCTCCTCGACGTGCCGGCGGCGCTTGCGGCGCGCCGCTACTGCGCCCCCGTCGACGTCGTGCTCGACGTCGTCGACGCGTGCCTGCCCGCCAACGCCGGGCGGTGGCGCCTCGTGACGGGCGCGCAGGGACCGGACGGCGCGTGGGACGCCCAGGTCACCTCGACGGACGAGCCGGCCGACCTGACCGCGGACGTGCGCGAGCTCGCTGCGACCTACCTGGGCGGGCGGTCGTTGGCTGCCCTGGCTCGAGCCGGCCTCGTGACCGAGCACCGCGCGGGGGCCGTGCAGGCGGCCTCCGGGGCGTTCGGGTGGCCCGTCGCGCCGATGTGCAGCTGGATCTTCTAG
- a CDS encoding ribose-5-phosphate isomerase: MRIHVAADHAGYELKVALIEHLSAGDRFEVVDHGAFAYDADDDYPPFCLAAGEAVVADPGSLGVVIGGSGNGEAIAANKVVGVRAALAWNHDTAQLGRAHNDANVVAIGARQHSVDEAIELVEAFLAEPFSGDARHQRRIDLLTAYEASR, translated from the coding sequence ATGCGCATCCACGTTGCTGCTGATCATGCCGGGTACGAGCTCAAGGTCGCGCTCATCGAGCACCTCAGTGCCGGTGACCGGTTCGAGGTCGTCGACCACGGGGCCTTCGCCTACGACGCCGACGACGACTACCCCCCGTTCTGCCTCGCGGCGGGCGAGGCGGTCGTCGCCGACCCGGGGAGCCTCGGTGTCGTCATCGGCGGCTCGGGCAACGGCGAGGCCATCGCCGCCAACAAGGTGGTCGGCGTCCGCGCAGCACTCGCCTGGAACCACGACACCGCGCAGCTCGGCCGTGCCCACAACGACGCGAACGTCGTCGCGATCGGGGCGCGGCAGCACTCCGTCGATGAGGCGATCGAGCTCGTCGAGGCGTTCCTCGCCGAGCCGTTCAGCGGCGATGCGCGGCACCAGCGCCGCATCGACCTGCTGACGGCGTACGAGGCGTCCCGCTAG
- a CDS encoding M13 family metallopeptidase: MTHSGIDLTALDPAVRPQDDLYSHVNGRWIATHEIPADRAVDGAFRALHDQAEEQVRDIITDAASSASGSGAEQGSGGGVEAQIGALYASFMDEPAVEAAGIAPLRADLALIDDATTKAELTGALGALQRTGAAGATGFWVDNDAKDPTRYVVYLAQSGLGLPDESYYREDQYAQVRDAYRPHVARMLTLGGVAADEAQAAELAGRVVALETKLAAGHWDVVKDRDADLTYNPTTLADLAASAPGFDWLAWAHALGAPQHALEQLVVREPSFAESFARLWADEPLEDWKAWLGFHAVSARAPYLSSALVEANFDFYARTLTGAQELRDRWKRGVGLVQGVLGEAVGKVYVERHFPPTHKDKMTVLVDNLVAAYRESISALEWMGEDTRAKALAKLDAFTPKIGYPVKWRDYSALTVSPDDLVGNVRRASAFEQDWELAKIGKPIDRDEWFMTPQTVNAYYNPGMNEIVFPAAILQPPFFDADADDAVNYGGIGAVIGHEIGHGFDDQGSKYDGQGRLEDWWTAEDRAEFEKRTSALIAQYSAFSPAQLGGSHHVNGALTIGENIGDLGGLSIALTAYRIALGRPLAEAPVIDGLTGVQRVLIGWAQAWQSKARDEEAIRRLATDPHAPNEFRCNGVLRNLDEFYAAYGVAPGDALYLPPEERVQIW; the protein is encoded by the coding sequence ATGACTCACAGCGGCATCGACCTCACCGCCCTCGACCCCGCGGTCCGCCCGCAGGACGACCTGTACTCGCATGTGAACGGCCGCTGGATCGCGACCCACGAGATCCCCGCCGACCGCGCCGTCGACGGGGCGTTCCGTGCGCTGCACGACCAGGCGGAGGAGCAGGTCCGGGACATCATCACCGACGCCGCGTCGTCCGCGTCGGGCTCCGGCGCCGAGCAGGGCTCAGGTGGCGGCGTCGAGGCGCAGATCGGTGCGCTCTACGCGAGCTTCATGGACGAGCCCGCCGTCGAGGCGGCCGGGATCGCCCCGTTGCGCGCCGACCTCGCCCTCATCGACGACGCGACGACGAAGGCCGAGCTGACCGGTGCGCTGGGAGCGCTGCAGCGCACGGGGGCCGCCGGGGCGACCGGGTTCTGGGTCGACAACGACGCCAAGGACCCGACGCGCTACGTCGTCTACCTCGCCCAGTCGGGGCTCGGGCTGCCCGACGAGTCGTACTACCGCGAGGACCAGTACGCCCAGGTGCGCGACGCGTACCGCCCCCACGTCGCCCGCATGCTGACGCTCGGTGGGGTCGCCGCCGACGAGGCGCAGGCCGCGGAGCTCGCAGGCCGCGTCGTCGCGCTCGAGACGAAGCTCGCGGCCGGGCACTGGGACGTCGTCAAGGACCGCGACGCGGACCTCACGTACAACCCGACGACCCTCGCCGACCTCGCCGCGTCAGCTCCCGGATTCGACTGGCTCGCCTGGGCGCACGCGCTCGGGGCACCGCAGCACGCCCTCGAGCAGCTGGTCGTCCGGGAGCCGTCGTTCGCCGAGTCGTTCGCGCGGCTGTGGGCCGACGAGCCGCTCGAGGACTGGAAGGCGTGGCTCGGGTTCCATGCGGTGTCGGCTCGCGCGCCGTACCTGTCGAGCGCGCTCGTCGAGGCCAACTTCGACTTCTACGCGCGCACGCTGACGGGCGCGCAGGAGCTGCGCGACCGGTGGAAGCGCGGCGTGGGGCTCGTGCAGGGCGTCCTCGGCGAGGCGGTGGGCAAGGTGTACGTCGAGCGACACTTCCCGCCGACCCACAAGGACAAGATGACCGTCCTCGTCGACAACCTCGTCGCCGCCTACCGGGAGTCGATCTCCGCACTCGAGTGGATGGGCGAGGACACGCGCGCGAAGGCGCTCGCGAAGCTCGACGCGTTCACCCCGAAGATCGGCTACCCGGTCAAGTGGCGCGACTACTCGGCCCTGACGGTCAGCCCCGACGACCTCGTGGGCAACGTCCGCCGCGCGTCGGCGTTCGAGCAGGACTGGGAGCTCGCGAAGATCGGCAAGCCGATCGACCGTGACGAGTGGTTCATGACGCCGCAGACCGTCAACGCGTACTACAACCCCGGCATGAACGAGATCGTCTTCCCGGCGGCGATCCTGCAGCCCCCGTTCTTCGACGCCGACGCCGACGACGCGGTCAACTACGGCGGCATCGGCGCGGTCATCGGTCACGAGATCGGCCACGGGTTCGACGACCAGGGCTCGAAGTACGACGGCCAGGGCAGGCTCGAGGACTGGTGGACGGCCGAGGACAGGGCGGAGTTCGAGAAGCGCACGAGCGCGCTCATCGCGCAGTACTCCGCGTTCTCCCCCGCTCAGCTCGGCGGCTCGCACCACGTGAACGGCGCGCTGACGATCGGCGAGAACATCGGCGACCTCGGCGGGCTGTCGATCGCGCTGACGGCCTACCGGATCGCGCTCGGGCGGCCGCTCGCCGAGGCCCCCGTGATCGACGGCCTCACCGGCGTGCAGCGGGTGCTGATCGGCTGGGCCCAGGCGTGGCAGTCCAAGGCCCGCGACGAGGAGGCCATCCGGCGCCTCGCGACCGACCCGCACGCGCCCAACGAGTTCCGCTGCAACGGTGTGCTGCGCAACCTCGACGAGTTCTACGCCGCGTACGGCGTGGCGCCCGGCGACGCGCTGTACCTGCCGCCGGAGGAGCGCGTGCAGATCTGGTGA
- a CDS encoding DsbA family protein, with translation MDVEAARDVVDFWFDPLCPWAWMTSRWIVEVEKVRDVEVRWHVMSLAVLNEGRDLPEDYRTMLDGAWGPVRVVIAAAALHGDEVVGPLYTALGTRRHPGGRTDTESIVAESLAEVGLPADLARFATSDEYDEQLRASHQRAIDLVGDEVGTPVVAFNGTAFFGPVITPAPRGEAAGRLWDGFALITSVPGFYELKRTRTQGPVFD, from the coding sequence ATCGATGTCGAGGCCGCCCGGGACGTCGTCGACTTCTGGTTCGACCCGTTGTGCCCCTGGGCGTGGATGACGTCGCGGTGGATCGTGGAGGTCGAGAAGGTCCGGGACGTCGAGGTCCGGTGGCACGTGATGAGCCTGGCGGTGCTGAACGAGGGCCGCGACCTCCCCGAGGACTACCGGACCATGCTGGACGGTGCGTGGGGCCCGGTGCGGGTCGTGATCGCCGCGGCCGCGCTGCACGGCGACGAGGTCGTCGGGCCGCTGTACACCGCGCTCGGCACGCGTCGGCACCCCGGCGGACGCACGGACACCGAGTCCATCGTCGCCGAGTCGCTCGCCGAGGTCGGCCTCCCCGCCGACCTGGCCCGGTTCGCGACGAGCGACGAGTACGACGAGCAGCTGCGGGCCTCCCACCAGCGGGCGATCGACCTGGTCGGCGACGAGGTCGGGACGCCCGTCGTGGCGTTCAACGGCACGGCGTTCTTCGGGCCTGTCATCACGCCCGCTCCGCGGGGGGAGGCCGCCGGTCGGCTGTGGGACGGGTTCGCGCTCATCACGAGCGTGCCGGGCTTCTACGAGCTCAAGCGCACCCGCACGCAGGGCCCGGTCTTCGACTGA
- the cysK gene encoding cysteine synthase A, whose product MARIYDDATQLVGNTPLVRINKLTEGVGATIVGKLEFYNPASSVKDRIGVAIVDAAEASGELKPGGTIVEATSGNTGIALAFVGAARGYDVVLTMPDSMSKERRALLRAYGAELILTPGAAGMKGAVDKANEIAAERPGAILARQFANAANPEIHRRTTAEEIWADTDGKVDILVAGIGTGGTITGVGQVLKARKPGVQIIAVEPAESPILNGGAPGPHKIQGLGANFIPEILDTTVYDEVFDVDTDTAVAVARRAAKEEGLLVGISSGAALHAAIEVGKRPENAGKLIVVIIPSFGERYLSTILYADLLD is encoded by the coding sequence ATGGCACGCATCTATGACGACGCGACCCAGCTGGTCGGCAACACGCCGCTGGTCCGCATCAACAAGCTGACCGAGGGCGTGGGCGCCACGATCGTCGGCAAGCTCGAGTTCTACAACCCGGCCAGCTCGGTCAAGGACCGCATCGGCGTCGCGATCGTCGACGCGGCCGAGGCGTCGGGCGAGCTCAAGCCCGGCGGGACGATCGTCGAGGCCACGAGCGGCAACACCGGCATCGCACTGGCGTTCGTCGGTGCGGCGCGCGGCTACGACGTGGTCCTGACGATGCCCGACTCGATGTCCAAGGAGCGCCGCGCACTGCTGCGTGCCTACGGCGCCGAGCTCATCCTCACGCCGGGTGCCGCGGGCATGAAGGGCGCCGTCGACAAGGCCAACGAGATCGCCGCCGAGCGTCCGGGTGCGATCCTCGCGCGCCAGTTCGCGAACGCCGCGAACCCTGAGATCCACCGCCGCACGACGGCCGAGGAGATCTGGGCCGACACCGACGGCAAGGTCGACATCCTCGTCGCGGGCATCGGCACCGGCGGGACGATCACCGGCGTCGGGCAGGTGCTCAAGGCGCGCAAGCCCGGCGTGCAGATCATCGCCGTCGAGCCCGCCGAGTCGCCGATCCTCAACGGCGGCGCTCCGGGCCCCCACAAGATCCAGGGCCTGGGCGCGAACTTCATCCCGGAGATCCTCGACACCACGGTCTACGACGAGGTCTTCGACGTCGACACCGACACGGCCGTCGCCGTCGCGCGGCGCGCCGCCAAGGAGGAGGGCCTGCTCGTCGGGATCTCCTCGGGTGCCGCGCTGCACGCCGCGATCGAGGTCGGCAAGCGCCCGGAGAACGCGGGCAAGCTCATCGTCGTCATCATCCCGTCGTTCGGCGAGCGGTACCTCTCGACGATCCTCTACGCCGACCTGCTCGACTGA